From Fusobacterium sp.:
TATTGGAATAACTCCATATTCTAATAATGTTTCAAATGTATTATTAGTATTAGTTTTTCTTTCTCCTTCTTTAAAATCATCTTTTGTCAAAAGTATTTGAGCTGTTTTCTGGCTGTATTCACTAAAAAAGTTTTGATATATATGCATAAGCTCAGCCTGACCCACTGCTGCTGCTGCTTGTTTTTCTCTAGTTTCCTTAGGTCTTGTTTTAAAATTAAGCTTTTTAGACCCTACTCCTATAGCTCCTGATGTTACAAGTACTACATCTCTTCCTTGGTTTCTCAAGTCGCTAAGTCCCCATACAAGCTTATTTAAAAGACTCAAATTAAGATTTCCATTTGTGTAGGTCAATGTAGATGTTCCTACTTTAATTACTATTCTTTTAGCATTTTTTATTCTTTCTTTTATATCTCTGTCCATTTCAGCTATCACCCCTCTTTAGCATTTCATTTAATGATATTATTATACTAAATATTTACAGATTTTGCACATTTATTTTTATTTTTCTTTTAAGATGATAATTTTTTTTTAAAATTCAAAAAATAAAAAAACAATATCAAAAGATACTGCATACTGACAAAAATAATGGTGCAGAAGAAGAGATTTGAACTCTCACGGGGGCACCCCCACTGCCGTCTGAAGACAGCGCGTCTACCATTCCGCCACTTCTGCACAACTACTGGTAGTATATACCTATTAATATAAAAATTCAAGTGTTTTTTCTAAAAATTTAAAACCCCTTTCATCTCTGAAAGGGGTAATAAGGATTATTTAATTATTTTTTAATCGCTGGTTCTACATGAGCATAGTCTCCATCTTTTCTCTTATAAACTATATTCATTTCTCCAGTTTCACAGTTAGTAAATGGATAAAATGCTCTATTCAACAATTCAAGTTGAAGTATTGCTTCTTCTATATCCATTGGTTTTGGTGGAAGATAAACTTTAACCACATTTACTGCTGCTTCTTTTTCAACTGTATTAGTTTCAGGATCATATTTTATTTTTTTTACCCTTGGAACCTGTCCGTAATTCATTGCTCTTTTCTCTTTGTGTTTTTTAAGTTGTGCCTCTATAATATCAGAAACTTGGTCAATAGCTGCATACAAGTCAGTATCTGTACAAGAAGCTTTTAAAGTACTTCCACTCAGATATGCTAATACTTCAGCTGTATGGCTGCTTCCAGTTTTAGTTCTCACTGCTGATAAGCTAACATCTAATTCTATAATACTATCGTGATACTTTTCAACCCTCCCTAGTTTAGTTTCCGCATACTTTTTGATTGCATCAGTTACAACTAATTGTTTTCCATGGATAGACATTTTCATAATACCACTTCCTTTTAAGTCCGCAAGTTCTCTTTGCTTTGTATAATATTATACTTCCTTTTCAATAAATTTCCTTTTTTTCTATAAAAAAATTTAAAAATTTTTTTAATTATCATCTGTTAAATGTAAAATACCTTTTTTAAGATACAATTTTTTATCTGAAATTTTTGCTAAATCTTTTGAATGTGTAACTACTATTATAGTCTGTTTTCTATTTTTATTAATATCCCTTAATATATCAAAAATTGTTTCACTTGTTTCTTCATCCAAATTTCCTGTAGGTTCATCTGCAAGGAGTATCTTAGGAGAATTAATAAGAGCTCTGGCTATTGCCACTCTTTGCTTTTCTCCACCAGACAATTGTGATGGCTTATGTTTTACCCTGTCTTTTAACCCCACTGCTTCTAATATCTCCATAGCTCTTTTTTCTACTTCTTTTCTGTTTTTAAATTCATTCACCAGAGCTGGGAGCATTACATTTTCTAAAGCAGTAAATTCTGGTAAAAGATAATGAAATTGAAATACAAATCCAAGCATACTATTTTTCAGTATATCTTTTTTTTCATCAGAAAGTTTCTCCACTTCCTGTCCACCAATATATATTTTTCCATTATCTATTTTATCCAATAAACCAATTATATTTAAAAGAGTAGATTTTCCTGATCCTGACCTTCCAAGTATTGAAATAAATTCTCCTTCTTCTACTGTTAAACTTAAATTTCTTATAATATGAAGCTTATCTATGTTACCACTATAATATTTTTCTATATTTTCTAATTTTAATATCTCTCTATTCATGTCTCAACGCCTCCACAGTTTCCATTCTAGCTGCTCTGTATGCTGGAAAGACGCTTGATACAAAAATTATTCCAATATTAGCTCCAATTATTACTCCTATTTCTTTAACTGATATTTCAACAGGTATCTTTGTTAGATAATATATAGAAGTTATAAAAGCTAATGTATAATTCTTTATATACCATAAGAAACATAGAGCAATGATTGTACCTATTATTATTCCTGCTATTCCCAAAAGCATTCCTTGAATAAGAAAAATTTTCATTATGCTTTTTCTAGAAAATCCCATTGATCTCATTATTCCAATATCTTTTATTTTTTCCCTGACCAACATATTCAAAGTTACCCATACTACAAATCCTGCTATTATTACTATTAAAGAAAATACCATTACCATAACGGTTTTTTCAAGTGACAAAGCAGAAAGAAGATTTCTATTAAGATCTCCCCATGTTCTAGAAAATATCTTTGTGTCAGCCATTATTTTATCAGCAATTTCAGGTGCTTTATATGGATCATTTAATGTTACATCTATCTTATTTACTGTGTCACCACTATATACAAGATATTGAGCAGCCTTCAAAGGAATTATTATCATATTTATATCATAATCATAATATCCACTTTGAAATACTCCCTCTATTTTAAATTTTATCTCTTTATTTTCTGATGATATTATAGTTACTTCATCTCCAAGAGAAGCTCCAATATTTTTAAATAGTTCTTTTCCTATAAGAACCCCATCCATTTTATCAGGAGAAATGCTTCCTTCTACAATTTTTTTATCTAAATCCATAGCTTTCTTAGCACTTTCTAAGTCAAAACCTTCTATTTTTACCCCTGATATATATCCTCCATATATTCCATTATATTTAAATATACCTTGAGTTTCTATACTGGGAACAGCTCCTTTTACTCCAGAGATTTTTTCTATTCTATCTTTTAACTCATTATAATCTGATAATTTATCTCCATTTTCTACCAAGACATGGCTTGTCATAGAAAGAATGCTGCTTATCATATTTTTATCTAATCCATTGGCTATTCCAATAGAGACTATTAAAACTATTATTCCAATTGCTATTCCTAAAGTTGAAATCAGACTTTGTCTTTTCCTTTCAAATATATGTTTCTTTGCTATAAAAAACTCTACCATTTTACTTCCTTCCTGCTCTATTTTTCACTATTTCAAATTTTACTTTTTCTGTTTCTCCATTTTCAGCTACTATTGTCAATTCATATTCTCCTTCTTTTAAAGAGAGACTTTTTTCTCTATCTTTATCTCTTCCTATATATTCTCTGTTTATATACCAATAAAGATTTTGCTTTTTTACATTTGCTACCTTTACTATAACACTTTTTTCTCCATCAAAGTCTTTTGGTATAACTATTTTTAATTTATTTATTGGATATATGAATTTTACACTTTTTTCTTTGATTTTGCTACTAAAAATATTTGAAACATCCATATTCTGTCTTATGAAATAGTTTATTATCTCAATAGGATAGTTAAGTACTACCTTTTCTTGTTTTTCAGTAAAGTCTTCACTTCTTGAATCTATTTCTTCTCCATCTTTGTTTAAAAAAACTTTCTTATAATATGGTGAAAATTTCAGTGGTTTAGCTCCCTTAGGATAAAGTATTTCTTTTGATGGCACATCAAATTTCATTCTATATCCTGTTTCTTTATCTACTTCTAATATTTCAAAGTCTTCTTGTGGAAGATTAAATAAAGCTGTTTTCTTTGGCAGGGTATTGAATACATTAAATAAAAGCTTTCCTGCACTGACTACCCCTGATAAATTGCTGTTGCTTTCCCCTGTAAAGTTTCCTACCCATACTACCACTGTCCAATCAGGAGTAACACCAGCTGCCCATCCATCTCTTCTTCCATAACTTGTTCCAGTTTTCCATGAAACAGGATTTTTTTCTCGATACATACTTTCAAGTCCTGGTCTTTCTAACTGCCTTATAGTATCCAATGTAAGATAAGCTGACCCTCTTGATATCAACTGATTTCCCTTTTCTTCCTGTTCTAGCCTTATATATCTCAATTCTTTAAAATTACCATAATTTCCCAGCCCAGTATATAGTTTAGCTATATTTTCCACACTGAGTTCCTTAGTTCCAAGTATAAGTGAAAGTCCATATCTTGAAGGATTATTATCTTTAAAATCTAAAACTTCTTTCAAAAAATAGAAAAATTTCTCATCTTTATATTCCTTCAATAAAGATACAAATGGAATATTTAATGATTTTATAAGGGCTTCTCTCATTTCAATCAAACCATAATATTTTTTGTTAGCATTCTGAGGACTGAAGTTTGAAAAATATAATGGAATATCAGGTATTTTTGATTCTGGAGCAGCTATTCCTTCATCTATTGCCAAAGCATAAAGAAATGGCTTTAAAACAGATCCTGGTGATCTTTTAGCTGTTATTCCATCAACTTGTCCATTGGTAGAAAAATCATAAAAATTTTGAGATCCTATGTATACCTTCACTTCATAAGTTTTATTATCTACTACCAATACAGCTGCATTTCCGATTCCTTCACTTTTTAAATATTCAGAATAGTCTTTTACAACCTTTTCTATTTTTTCTTGAAGTTGACTATTAATAGTACTCTTGATTATTTTTTCACTACTTTCTTGTGTTAATCTTCTTGTAAGATGAGGGGCAAGAGATTTAAATCTATATCTTTTTTCAGGAATAGGTTCCATTTTTGATAAAGCATACTGCCTTTCATCAATAACTCCTCTTTCAAGTAATTTTTTTAAAAGAGCATTCCTTTTATTTATAAGCCTATCTCTATTCCTCTCTACATGCATAAGTCCAGGCGAATTAGGGAGCACTGCTAACAGTGCTCCCTCTGCCCAAGTAAGTTCATTTGGATTTTTTTGAAAGTATAGAAGTGACGCTGTTTTATAACCTACAATATTTCCTCCATAAGGAGCATTATTCAAATACATTGATAAAATCTCATCCTTAGTGAATTCTCTTTCTATTTTCACTGCATGAATTATCTCTCTATATTTATTAAAATAGCTCCTTTTTTTTGGTTCAAGAACTTTTGCCACCTGCATAGTTACAGTACTTGCTCCTGTTCTTCTTCTTTGAAATACATTGTCTCTTACAGCTCTGACTATTGCTTTCATATCTACTCCTTTGTGAGAGTAAAAATTTTTATCCTCATAATTCAAAACTGCTTCTCTTAATTTTTCAGGTATTTTATCTGTACTTTTCAAATGCCATTGTTCATTTTTATTGAGATAGGCTCCTAGGATATCATCTTTGTCATCTAATATTACCTGACTGTATCTATCTTCAAATGTGCTCTCTATCTTTTTAGTATCATATTTCAAATATGTCCATGAAGTAAATAAAATTCCACTTAGAAGAATCCCTGAAAATACCAGATATCTTTTTTTCATTATTTAACCTCTACTTCAAATCCTTTCAGATAAGCTTCATAATTTTTATCATACATAGCCTCTGCCATAGTTCCTGGGAATTTATATTTTCCTACTGTTACAGTATTTACTTTGATAAAGAAGCTGTTTCCAGTTCTGCTGTAATTATTGAAATCAAAGAACCACATCACTCTGTCATCTCTGATATCTTCATAATCTATACTAGTATTTGCCATTCTAGTTTTTACCCATTCTGGATATTGTTGTTTCAATGCTCTTACATTTTCTATTTCCCATCCTGTAGGAAGAACTTGTGTCAATGCCACTTCATTGATATAAAAATATCCTCTTATATTGTCAGCAGGAAGCACTTTCACCTCTAACCAGAATGTTGTTCCTGAAGTTAAAGACTTAGGATCCAATTCTACTCCATTTATATCATAGAATTTTCTTTCTATTTGAATATTTTTAGCAATATTCTCTCCTTCATAATTTACAGGAACTCCTTCCCAATAATAATTAACAAACATATCTTTTGAATTACCAGAAACTATTTTGATATCTTTCACTTTATCAGAAATTGATTCTGTGTAAGTACCATTCTTAGTAGTAAATCTTTTTAACTGTCCATCTATTTCAATAGTTCCAGATACTTCCTCTTTAGCTCCTGATTTTACCATTTCAGCTATAGTCATCAAAGAGTATCCTGTACTTTGAGTAGACAGCCAGTTTTGTGATTGAAGTGCCTTAAGTATATCATTGTATAGTTTTTCTTCTATTTTTCCATATACTTTATAGTATGCACCAAGTACAATAGCTTTATCTCTCAAATTAGAACCATAAGAATATCTGTAATAATCATAATCATATTCTGGCACAGTTATTGAAAGTGAATTAGCAATATCTACTGCTATCTTATCTTCACCAATCAGCTTATATGCTGCTGCCATATACCACTTACTTGTTATAGAAAGGCTTCCCATATAGTTTTCATATATAAGATTCATTTCACTTATCTCAGGAGAACCAGCTGATGCCAACAGATATAAAGTATATGCTTTTCTATCCAAATCTGCTCCAGCTATTTTACTTTGTTTCTTACTGAAATCCAACCATCTGCTGTACATATCTTCAGGTACATAATATCCATTTTCTTTTGCACTTATTAAAAACTGTCCAATATAGTTAGTTACCCATAAATCTGCATCTCTATTTCCAGGCCAATATGTAAATGACCCATCATAAAGCTGGAATTTTGATAATCTAGTGATACCTGAATTAATATTTGCAGTTATTCTCTTTTTATCAAAAGTATTTTCAGAAGATAACTCTTTTATAAATAATTGAGGAAGTACACTTGATGTAGTCTGTTCTGCACATCCATATGGATATCTGATAAGCCATTTAAGTCTTTGATCTATAGCCAGTATAGGTGAACTTGATATAGTCAATGTACTTTCTACACTTCCTTCTATTGAATCCTTCGGTGCATTAAATACAACTTCTTTTCCACCTGATACAGTTTTTATATCATTCAAATAAATATATGGATTATTTGAATTTATATCTATATCAGTGACTTCTTCATAATTATATTTATTAGAATTTGCACTTATAATTATTTTATCTGCTCCTATTTTATTTGGAACTTTTTCTGTAAAATATACTGTCTTCTTCTCTTTATTTTTCAAAGTAAATTTTTCAGTTTTTATTTCTCCATTGAAATTAATATTTACAGTTATTTCTCCAAGGTCATCTTCTAAAGCAAAGATTTCTACTGGAACTTTAAATTCATCTCCAACTTTTAATGTTCTAGGAAGTGAAGCATTCATAACTATTGGAGCTTTTACAGTAATTGTAGATTCAGCTTTTCCATACATTCCTTTATCTGCTCCAATTACCATAACTCTTACAGAACCCATATAATTAGGCATTGTAAATTCTACTTCCCCTTCTCCTTTATCATTAGTAGTCAGAACTCCTTTAAACATTGCCACAGGTTTAAATCTTTGAGCCTCTTCAAGTCCCATCTGTTTATTTCTAGATTTATCCATTGCTGACATTTCAGCTAGGAATTCTCCCCCTCCAGTCTTTAATACTTGATGTACTTCTCCAAAAGTTTTCCCTATAATTTCATTATAGTTATCATAGGCCATTATTTGAAGAGCTTCTTTTTGATAGAAGTAATTCCAAGGATCTGGAGTTTTAAATGCTGTTATATCTAAAAGACCTTCATCTACTACAGCTACTGTATATTCCATTGGAGTACCAGCTTTATTTTTAACTTTTACAGTGAATTTTTCATTTGGTCTTAATTCTTTTGGTGTATTCAATTCTAAATTAAGTTTAGTTGCTTCATTTTTTACCATTAAAGGTACTGCTCCATGTAATCTCAATGGTCTGTCATTTGTAAAATTGTTATAGTCTTGGAATAAAGAAATACTTACATAGGCATTAGGGAACATTCCTTCAGTAACTTCTATCTCTTCTTCATTTTTGATGTCATTAACATCTTTCCAATATCTTTTTACTATTTGACCAGATTTTTCTATAGTTATAAGGGCTTTAGCTCCCTTTTCCCCTTCATATATAATCTTAGCTTTTTCTCCTATATTGTAAGATTTTTTGTCAGTTTCCATTTTAAGTTTATCCACTTTTTTACTTACACTAGGATCCATCCAAGTACTTACATAAAGATTTACCCCTGTACTTTGCTCAGTTTCCAAATCTTCAACTTCTACAAATATTTCTCCTGTTCCATCTATTGGATAATCTATGATATATGGCTTATCTCCAGATACAAACTCCTGCTCATGGACAAAAGTAGTATTAGTATCCGTTTTTATTGATTTCAAGAAACTTCCATAATCATTATAATCCCACCACCAAGAATACTCATTTTTATATATTCTATATTTCATTTTTCTTCCTGGAACAAGTTTATCTCCATCACTTGAAATTGCTATAACTTGAAGATTTACTTTATCTCCACTCTTCATATACCTATCTGATGGAATCTCCATTCCTACATATGTATCAAATTTTTTCAACGTAACAATACTTCTATCTAAAACAGGTCTTCCCCCTGTTTCCAATACTTTAGTAGTAATAGTTCCTGTCAAGTTTATATTTTTAGGAGTAATCTTAGCAATATCAAAATTGATAGTTCCCTTTCCTTCACTATTTAATACTCCTTCTTTATAATCTCTATGATAGAAATTATATGATGTAGGATTTGTAAAAGTATAATTTTTGAATTTTTCAAATCTTACATTTTCTTCTCTTATTTGCAGTTCGCTGTTAAATCTAAGATCACTTCCAGGCGCACCAAAGAGATAATCTGAAGCAACTTTTACTTCAAAATTACCAGTTTCATTTATGTCCACTACTTTAGGTGCATCAACATCAACTTTTATTTTATATGGAACTATAGTTTCTACAGGAATATCCTTTCTGAATGTAGTACTTCCCACTTGAGCATCTACTCTCCAGATACCAGTTTCAGAATCCAAATTAGTTTTGAAAGAATATGTATAAAATCCATTTTTCCCATCATTTAAAACATGATTTTCCACAAACTTTTTCCCTGTTGGAGTATAGATATTTAATTTAACTGGATGATTTTCAGGAAAATTATTATCTGCATTTCTAGCTATTATAGAAAGATATATATCATCTCCTGGTCTGTATATTCCTCTATCTGTGTACATGAAACTTTTTACACCTTCAGTTGCATATATACCATCTACAGCAAAACCATCATATGACAAACGAGAATCATTTAATTTCAATATAGATTTTTCATCTCCTGATTCACTGATAATATAAAAAATCTGAGCCTTTCCATCAAAAGTTACTTCTCCATTTTCATTGGTAGTTTTTTCTTCTATCAGTTGATTATTTAAAGTTATTGCCTTTACTTTGGCACCTTTTACAACACTGTTCTTTGCAACATTAGTAACAGTTACCAAATACTGATCTTTAGTTTTCTGTGCCAAAATTCCCATATCTGAAAGTAAAATTACTTTTCCTATTTTACCATTATTTTCAAAGAAACTATATTGCTGCCAACTTTCTACACCTTCAGGAAAAGTATAGTCTATTCCATCTTTATTAAATGATAGCTCAACTATAAAAAATCCCTTGTAGTCTACAAGACTTCCCAATTCAATTTCAGTTTGAATCCATTTATTTTTAAGATTATTTAATTCATACTCTTTTTCAAAAAGAACATCTCCTATTCTGTAAAAGTCTCCTTGAAGAGAATAATTAAATACATTTCCATTTCCATTAAATACAAAATTCTGTAAAAATTGAGTTGTATTATTTTCATAAACTTTTTTAACTTTTACATTTACTTTTTTTACATTGAGAGATTTAAAACTTATTCTCTTATCATTTACAGCTGGAAGTATTATTCCTTCATTTGAAAAAGCTATTTTAGGTTCTATTTCTTTAAAAGCTACTGTTGTATTAAAATTTTCTTTTAATATAATTCCATTTTTAGATTTCAATCCTTTCAAGATTTCTATTTGATAAGTTTCCCCAGTATGAAAATCTCCTCTTATAATTATTTTATTTTTCATTTTGATGATATCGTAACCTGTTTCTCCATCTACTTTTATGTATGCGTCTATATCACTATTAAGTCCTATTTCGTCAGAAAGAGTTATTTCTATATTGGGTTTTTCCCCTGACGAAGTTGATACCTCTAAAATCCTCAACTCTGCCTCTTTCGTTGGTGGAGTCACCACTACATTTTCTGTTTTTGGTGTCTCTGTTGTTTTTTCTGGTTCAGTTGTTTGTCCTCCTGTTGTCTTATCTCCCCCATTGCATCCAAGCATAGTCAATAAAACAAGAAATGCCAATATTTTTTTCATTGCAACCTCCTTAATGTTCTAACTAAATAATGACTTAATTAAAATTTCTCTTAATTTTTCTGTATTTATATTTATTTGTAATTTATTTTTTAAGTCTTCCAGTTTAGATTCTTCCAGATATTTATCTTCAACCATACTTTCCAGTCTGATAATCTCCATATCTTCATCTGAAAAACTATTTATAACTTTTAAAAATTCTTCTCCATAGTTTTTAAATTTTTGATTTCCTATTCCTCTTATTTTTAACATATCCCATCTATTTTTAGGCTTTTTCTCTGCTAATTCCATTAACGTCAAATCTGAAAACACTATATATGGAGCTACTTTTTCTTTTTCAGCTATTCTATTTCTTAATTGATTCAGATTTTCAAATAGTGGGTCTTCATAATAATCAAATGTTACTTTTTCGTCCATTCTTCTAAAAACAGCAGTTTCATTTTTTAAGACCCTTCTGGCCCTCTCATTAAGCCTGAGAACTGGAAAACTCCCTGCACTCTGTTCAAGATATCCATCTGATATTAAAAAATTTATAAATTCTTCAATCCAGTCTCTATCTCTTTCCTGCATTATTCCAAAAGTAGATAATTTATGATATTCTTTTTTATCCATTTTAGTATCGGATTTCCCTACAAGTATATTTGTCAAAGTTGATGTTCCTATGCTCTCCTTTGCTCTTCCTGTGCAAGAAAGTATCTTTTGAGCTTCTACAGTAAGATCTTCAACATTCTTAAAAGATTTACAATTTCCACATTTTCCACAATAATTTTTTATCCTTTTATCTCCAAAATATTTTAATATATATTCTCTATAGCAACTTTCAAGATATGCATATTCTACCATCTTATCAAGTTTTTCTCTTTTTTCTTTTTTCAAATTATTTTCAGTTTCTTCATTCATTTCTATAAGATATTCCTGTGTCCCTACATCTTCTTCAAAATACATTAAAACTGCTTCTGCAGGAGCTCCATCTCTTCCAGCACGACCAGCTTCTTGATAATAACTTTCCATATCCTTTGGAATATTTCTATGGAGCACAAATCTTACATTAGATTTGTCTATTCCCATTCCAAATGCATTTGTAGCTACCATTATTTTTATTTCATCTTTAATAAACTTTTCTTGAAAATCTTTTCTTTCTTTTTCAGTAAGTCCTGCATGATATTTTCCTACACTAAATTCTCTGAGTTCAAGATATGCATATAAACTATCCACTTCTTTTCTAGTAGAAGCATAAATTATACCAGATTTTTTAGGAGCTTTTTTCAAGTAATCTACTATATAGGCTTCAGCAACCACATTTTTTACTACCTTAAAAAATATATTCTCTCTATCAAATCCTGCAACATAGCTGAAGGGACTTTTCATCTCAAGCTTTTCTTCTATATCTTGTCTTACTTCAGAAGTTGCTGTTGCTGTAAGA
This genomic window contains:
- the proB gene encoding glutamate 5-kinase, which translates into the protein MDRDIKERIKNAKRIVIKVGTSTLTYTNGNLNLSLLNKLVWGLSDLRNQGRDVVLVTSGAIGVGSKKLNFKTRPKETREKQAAAAVGQAELMHIYQNFFSEYSQKTAQILLTKDDFKEGERKTNTNNTFETLLEYGVIPIVNANDTISTFEIEFSDNDRLSASVASLLKADLLIILTDIDALYDSNPKTNPNAQRIAYVEKVTDEIMEMGGEKGSEFSVGGMETKLLAARECCDNEVVMAILDGSNPLLIERLISGEDVGTIFDCIA
- the pbpC gene encoding penicillin-binding protein 1C: MKKRYLVFSGILLSGILFTSWTYLKYDTKKIESTFEDRYSQVILDDKDDILGAYLNKNEQWHLKSTDKIPEKLREAVLNYEDKNFYSHKGVDMKAIVRAVRDNVFQRRRTGASTVTMQVAKVLEPKKRSYFNKYREIIHAVKIEREFTKDEILSMYLNNAPYGGNIVGYKTASLLYFQKNPNELTWAEGALLAVLPNSPGLMHVERNRDRLINKRNALLKKLLERGVIDERQYALSKMEPIPEKRYRFKSLAPHLTRRLTQESSEKIIKSTINSQLQEKIEKVVKDYSEYLKSEGIGNAAVLVVDNKTYEVKVYIGSQNFYDFSTNGQVDGITAKRSPGSVLKPFLYALAIDEGIAAPESKIPDIPLYFSNFSPQNANKKYYGLIEMREALIKSLNIPFVSLLKEYKDEKFFYFLKEVLDFKDNNPSRYGLSLILGTKELSVENIAKLYTGLGNYGNFKELRYIRLEQEEKGNQLISRGSAYLTLDTIRQLERPGLESMYREKNPVSWKTGTSYGRRDGWAAGVTPDWTVVVWVGNFTGESNSNLSGVVSAGKLLFNVFNTLPKKTALFNLPQEDFEILEVDKETGYRMKFDVPSKEILYPKGAKPLKFSPYYKKVFLNKDGEEIDSRSEDFTEKQEKVVLNYPIEIINYFIRQNMDVSNIFSSKIKEKSVKFIYPINKLKIVIPKDFDGEKSVIVKVANVKKQNLYWYINREYIGRDKDREKSLSLKEGEYELTIVAENGETEKVKFEIVKNRAGRK
- a CDS encoding ABC transporter permease, with the protein product MVEFFIAKKHIFERKRQSLISTLGIAIGIIVLIVSIGIANGLDKNMISSILSMTSHVLVENGDKLSDYNELKDRIEKISGVKGAVPSIETQGIFKYNGIYGGYISGVKIEGFDLESAKKAMDLDKKIVEGSISPDKMDGVLIGKELFKNIGASLGDEVTIISSENKEIKFKIEGVFQSGYYDYDINMIIIPLKAAQYLVYSGDTVNKIDVTLNDPYKAPEIADKIMADTKIFSRTWGDLNRNLLSALSLEKTVMVMVFSLIVIIAGFVVWVTLNMLVREKIKDIGIMRSMGFSRKSIMKIFLIQGMLLGIAGIIIGTIIALCFLWYIKNYTLAFITSIYYLTKIPVEISVKEIGVIIGANIGIIFVSSVFPAYRAARMETVEALRHE
- a CDS encoding alpha-2-macroglobulin family protein yields the protein MKKILAFLVLLTMLGCNGGDKTTGGQTTEPEKTTETPKTENVVVTPPTKEAELRILEVSTSSGEKPNIEITLSDEIGLNSDIDAYIKVDGETGYDIIKMKNKIIIRGDFHTGETYQIEILKGLKSKNGIILKENFNTTVAFKEIEPKIAFSNEGIILPAVNDKRISFKSLNVKKVNVKVKKVYENNTTQFLQNFVFNGNGNVFNYSLQGDFYRIGDVLFEKEYELNNLKNKWIQTEIELGSLVDYKGFFIVELSFNKDGIDYTFPEGVESWQQYSFFENNGKIGKVILLSDMGILAQKTKDQYLVTVTNVAKNSVVKGAKVKAITLNNQLIEEKTTNENGEVTFDGKAQIFYIISESGDEKSILKLNDSRLSYDGFAVDGIYATEGVKSFMYTDRGIYRPGDDIYLSIIARNADNNFPENHPVKLNIYTPTGKKFVENHVLNDGKNGFYTYSFKTNLDSETGIWRVDAQVGSTTFRKDIPVETIVPYKIKVDVDAPKVVDINETGNFEVKVASDYLFGAPGSDLRFNSELQIREENVRFEKFKNYTFTNPTSYNFYHRDYKEGVLNSEGKGTINFDIAKITPKNINLTGTITTKVLETGGRPVLDRSIVTLKKFDTYVGMEIPSDRYMKSGDKVNLQVIAISSDGDKLVPGRKMKYRIYKNEYSWWWDYNDYGSFLKSIKTDTNTTFVHEQEFVSGDKPYIIDYPIDGTGEIFVEVEDLETEQSTGVNLYVSTWMDPSVSKKVDKLKMETDKKSYNIGEKAKIIYEGEKGAKALITIEKSGQIVKRYWKDVNDIKNEEEIEVTEGMFPNAYVSISLFQDYNNFTNDRPLRLHGAVPLMVKNEATKLNLELNTPKELRPNEKFTVKVKNKAGTPMEYTVAVVDEGLLDITAFKTPDPWNYFYQKEALQIMAYDNYNEIIGKTFGEVHQVLKTGGGEFLAEMSAMDKSRNKQMGLEEAQRFKPVAMFKGVLTTNDKGEGEVEFTMPNYMGSVRVMVIGADKGMYGKAESTITVKAPIVMNASLPRTLKVGDEFKVPVEIFALEDDLGEITVNINFNGEIKTEKFTLKNKEKKTVYFTEKVPNKIGADKIIISANSNKYNYEEVTDIDINSNNPYIYLNDIKTVSGGKEVVFNAPKDSIEGSVESTLTISSSPILAIDQRLKWLIRYPYGCAEQTTSSVLPQLFIKELSSENTFDKKRITANINSGITRLSKFQLYDGSFTYWPGNRDADLWVTNYIGQFLISAKENGYYVPEDMYSRWLDFSKKQSKIAGADLDRKAYTLYLLASAGSPEISEMNLIYENYMGSLSITSKWYMAAAYKLIGEDKIAVDIANSLSITVPEYDYDYYRYSYGSNLRDKAIVLGAYYKVYGKIEEKLYNDILKALQSQNWLSTQSTGYSLMTIAEMVKSGAKEEVSGTIEIDGQLKRFTTKNGTYTESISDKVKDIKIVSGNSKDMFVNYYWEGVPVNYEGENIAKNIQIERKFYDINGVELDPKSLTSGTTFWLEVKVLPADNIRGYFYINEVALTQVLPTGWEIENVRALKQQYPEWVKTRMANTSIDYEDIRDDRVMWFFDFNNYSRTGNSFFIKVNTVTVGKYKFPGTMAEAMYDKNYEAYLKGFEVEVK
- a CDS encoding ABC transporter ATP-binding protein, which produces MNREILKLENIEKYYSGNIDKLHIIRNLSLTVEEGEFISILGRSGSGKSTLLNIIGLLDKIDNGKIYIGGQEVEKLSDEKKDILKNSMLGFVFQFHYLLPEFTALENVMLPALVNEFKNRKEVEKRAMEILEAVGLKDRVKHKPSQLSGGEKQRVAIARALINSPKILLADEPTGNLDEETSETIFDILRDINKNRKQTIIVVTHSKDLAKISDKKLYLKKGILHLTDDN
- the hpf gene encoding ribosome hibernation-promoting factor, HPF/YfiA family; this translates as MKMSIHGKQLVVTDAIKKYAETKLGRVEKYHDSIIELDVSLSAVRTKTGSSHTAEVLAYLSGSTLKASCTDTDLYAAIDQVSDIIEAQLKKHKEKRAMNYGQVPRVKKIKYDPETNTVEKEAAVNVVKVYLPPKPMDIEEAILQLELLNRAFYPFTNCETGEMNIVYKRKDGDYAHVEPAIKK